tattataaacaaccTTTTCTGCACGGTATGGCGGGTAACAGATAAAAGAgtgattttggaaaaagaaaatttttgttcgtCTTTTGCTTTTTTGCGGAAgttaaagttaaacaaaaatataaagttttaactttagtttaacgtttactcatgctttttttaattagctttttttatcggtatttttattatgaaagcgTTTCTAATGATCGTTATTGTTTTATGTTATGGTACTTTTCGGAAAATACGACTAAGTGAAAATAaagtcaatgaaatttttaacgtttaaatattttgtttaaacattattttgtgaagaacgatttttgttttagtttctatctagcttattcttttttaaaaacatttgttttataaacgATTTTAATATGACGCggcaataaagatttttttttattaaatcaactttttttttttgttgaaaatgcgGCAAATTGGAAAGCAGATGTctcaagctttaaaaatttaagatcaaatttttttttttctgtttcgcTTTTTATATAATCTTTCTTATGGGCATTTTCATGGGGTCACTGCATTTTGCATTCCACTGCATTTTCATTAACTGCATTTTGAAAAGCTCTTCTGATAGACAAACTCTTTTaacgttattattattaataaaagaataaaatattatttttagaattaaagttatttttttttatttatctgcaaTATTTCTATTAGATTTTTTCCTTAGACCAATAACTGAGTTAATAATTCTATCCCAACCCTGAGTTGAAAGCTTTTGTAAGAATTTCTTCATTGGCAGGAAAAGAAAATAACGTTCGTGATTTGCTGAAACAGAAGTTTCTTGTtttgattaacatttttttttccaaatattatattaatatatttgagaaCAGCATGCTATTTCGATATGAGAACtgtttaatgaaaatagttaaaCGTTCGTTTTAAGCCTTCTGTTCTTTGGTTTTTGGCAAATTGCCTGTTACTTCCCTGGGGACTTCcgctttttttactttgaatttcgGAACAGTTTTGGTATAAAAATggttgaaatatataaattaaatatcttataacAAATTTGAACTGTATCATTAAATATGTGcagttcaatttttcaattcacaaatttaaaatttgtgtataCGTTACGATTTTCAGTTTAGtctgacttttttttacatgcaaTACAATTTTAGGCTGTAGTGATGTAAATCAATAACTTTTAttggtttgtatttttttttctttttagtttaagtttttattaagcttaaagaaaacttactaattgcatacataattaattccatttaattaatgttactGATATTTATGAATGTATGCATTATAAAGATGACTAGACCAGTTTCTTATGAGCAGTTAAgatcttaaattatttgttaaaactaaatctctgaataaaaaaataaagtattcagTGGCGTTTAACAAGATTCCATTGTTAATGTCCCCCCCCCTGCTAAAACTCGcctctgtttaattttttttttctttttttctataattccttttaaatgtttctcaaaCTAACTTGTAGTCAGTTCCGGATATCAATGTAGTAGTGAAAATAAATCTacagcaataatttattttgaaacattagtATAGTTTAGAGAATAGACTGAAAAAAAGGTTCTGATTcctgataaatttttcatagactttttttcaacttttcaacCAATATTTGGTTACGTTATTAAGTTTCattgagtatttaaaaaaaaaagttaaatttatacaaggtataaaaatttctgcagatTTACTTTTGCTTAGTGCTATTTCTCTGCAAGTAATCAAGTAAtatcagctatttttttttttttttagtaaatggaTAAATTAGTAATGCTGACAAAATggaaaagtatcaaaaataagactattgtttttgttaaagCGTATTTAAAGATTCCttattcgaaatttatttatgtacttattaaattaaaaaaattaaaatgaacaaatcatTTAAGTATATTTGAAGTTTGCTTAAGTATAATTGAGTCGATGCTCGAAATAGCAGCCCCTCTGGTCCAAACAAAACCAGATGTTATAACATGAggcaaaactaaatttaagaaagCACAGCTAGATAAGTTGGTCTGTATTTGATTTGTGTTACATATTATAGAGGATTATTCTCTTTATCTAATGATTGAAGCTTTatctcttttgttttattttaaaaatttaactttcaccAATGAATAAAATCTGACAGATAAagaaatttcgttattttttgttCCTCTGACTTTTACTGTTTGTCATCATATCTTGAAAGTTTCTTTCCCAGAAGAAACAATAcctttaatagttatttatgttCTTACtaagttaaatgtttttgtttcaggTTGTAAGATCAAAGCACTGAGAGCAAAGACCAATACATATATCAAGACGCCCGTGCGTGGAGAGGAACCAGTGTTTGTTGTGACAGGCAGGAAAGAAGATGTTTGTTCTGCAAAACGAGAGATTCTTTCTGCTGCTGAACATTTCAGTCAAATCAGAGCTCAAcgaaaaaacaacttaaatggGGCCCTCATGCCAGGACCCAATTCTAATATTCCAGGTCAGACGACAATCTCTGTTAGAGTTCCATATCGTGTTGTGGGGCTGGTTGTAGGACCTAAAGGTGCCACCATCAAGCGTATCCAGCAGCAGACCAGCACTTACATCGTCACTCCCAGTAGAGAGAAGGAGCCGATCTTCGAGGTGACCGGGTTACCCGACAATGTTGAGACTGCACGCAAGGAGATAGAGGCTCATATTGCAATGAGAACTGGTGGGTCTATGGATTCAGCGGATGaagatttcaattctaattTAGACTCGTATACAAATAATCTCAATGCCATCAATAATGGACCCTTTTTCAAAAACGACAGCTATTCTTACCCATTTGCAGCTCGTGATAGCAATAATGTTTTGGATCTTCAGAATGtcgataacatttttaatttctcctcCTCCAGCCGAAATGCCAAACAGAACGATGTGTTCAACAGTGGTTTCGGTTTCAACAGTGCATTTAGTAATGTTTACGATTTGGACGATGGATTTTGCTCACCCACCTTTGAAGTTGCTCCAGGCGCTCCTCCCAGGTGTTCTCCCTCTTGGCCAGACTGTGGCACTTCCACCCTTACCGACAGTGGTATCTCCTTATTCGGCGGTTCAGGCGGAAGTAGTGGAGGACTGTCTGAAAGAAGCCTGTCTGGTGCTTTTCAAGAGCTCATTCTATCTGATCATCCTCCAGCTCGTAGGATACACAGTGACCCAGTTTCAGTACCAGAAGTAGGAGACATACTTGCCAACATTGGAAATTTAGGGAACCTCTCTCTGTCTTTCTCACCCCTTGCCAGTAGCAGCACTGCTCCAGCTAGCCTGTCTTCTGGTTATTCTGCCGCTGTTACCAAATGCACAAGCTCTTCTTCGAGCAGCCCCATCGAAAACCTTGCTCCAGGTAAGAAGCCCAAACGCGACTGCATTATCTGCTACGAGAGTGCGGTCGTGGCTGCTCTTGTTCCGTGCGGCCATAATGCATTCTGTTTAGAATGCGCTAGTCGCATATGCAACAAAAGTGACAAAGAGTGTCCCATCTGCAAGCAGCCAGCCACCCAGGCCATCCGCATCTACAACTAAAACTTTCATCTCTCTCCCCAACGGCAgcttatttgaaaacaaaaaaatatatcatcttCTCTCTTTCTCCTGGCCCTCTCTGTAGCCAGAGCCAAACATTTTTTGCATTCTCATCTTTTTTATCGTAAATACATTCTTTGTTTTGAACTAGACTTTTAAGTGTAAAAGTGTTGTTGTTCTCCATGTCCATAGTCACAACTGTCCCAATAATCATTATAcgaacatatatattatataataatctaTTCTGTGACAGTAGAAAGAGCTGCGTATTTTGCTGCATCACACaatcttgaatttaaaaaaatgaacggAGTATTATAAAAGATTATATTCTTTGATGTCTAATTTGTATTTATGAAGTGTATAAAAACCCTACTTATTCAGGTGTATATTCcatatatatgaatttttttaagaaaaacaaaataatgtagtttttaattgtcatGTGAATGTAATATTTGCACACAAATTTGGTTGCCATTTGATGAAGTggaggaagtaaaaaaaaattttttttatagtcagTTTCACAAAATCCTTGTTGCTGCATATGTAAAGTCTTTGTGATTTTtgtgactgttttttaaactttctgtgCAGCCCAAGGAAAGGCACAATgattaagctattttttaatattgttttagtattcctattttaatatatatatttatgtggTTTTTCTGTatatgtagaaaatttttaattattagagtaaattttttttttattttagagccACTGgctgatatatatttaaaaacgaacttatatttgtctatttttctGCTGTATGTtgttaaatagttatatttttcattgtagtCTTCCAgactttttatttccaaatgttgcattttttcttccccttttgttacgagaaatatatattttccccCCAATATGTTATGTTACATTATAAGTAGCTTTTAtgtcatataaaatatatatatttaatgaaaaagaaagtatatatgaaacaattatttgtGATTATTGTTAATGCCTGTGTTGTGTGCTGCTATCCGTAAAGTAGATGGAAATCTTCGGagcttttttaaactaacaaaatatggaaatttCAGATATTGCAATACTTGGTGCGGAATGTGTTTGCAGTGGTAATTAAACGTTCTGCTATTTATATAATAGCAGCAACATGTGCTTGCTTCACCGGGGTTGGCATGCCCCTATAGTGTGTTAGAGACCAGCGTAGTGTTTTCGGAAAGGCACCCGAGAAGTACGTCTTTAAATGCTCACAATTTTACAATATCAGTATTGCTACTCTTTGTAAACAGTGCTATAATAATGTTGCCTTATCTGGGGACATTTAAATGCTGTGTATAATGCCATATTAGTTGTATAGCTAtgtatggtttttaaatttattttcacttgtAAATTAGTCTCGATAGCTGCTGatgatgatttttgtttttaatgttatatatattatataatggGTGTGCGAGTGTCAAAACgagaaatctttttaaaacattattaatgtattagCGAGGACAAGATTTGtataaatgaatcaaaaataaaaattttatctatctttaaaggagaaaagttttttttttttacttaagacaaatttttcttgttcaaaGGCTAATGCAACAAAGCTATTAACTTATCTTTGTGTTATCTGTTTCAAGAAGGGACCAAATTCACTATAATCCAGAGATTGCATTGTCCTGAGGCAGGTTATTAATTGTAGAAGTCTTAAGTTGGTCTACTTATCCTAATACCGAGCTTACT
Above is a window of Parasteatoda tepidariorum isolate YZ-2023 chromosome 5, CAS_Ptep_4.0, whole genome shotgun sequence DNA encoding:
- the LOC107453655 gene encoding RNA-binding protein MEX3B, translated to MPASLFSSEIDRSRDLMENQLKVAEFSAYNIQTLGMLLNNDNDCLTTAYDGEPRSKKSQNTTECVPVPSSEHVAEIVGRQGCKIKALRAKTNTYIKTPVRGEEPVFVVTGRKEDVCSAKREILSAAEHFSQIRAQRKNNLNGALMPGPNSNIPGQTTISVRVPYRVVGLVVGPKGATIKRIQQQTSTYIVTPSREKEPIFEVTGLPDNVETARKEIEAHIAMRTGGSMDSADEDFNSNLDSYTNNLNAINNGPFFKNDSYSYPFAARDSNNVLDLQNVDNIFNFSSSSRNAKQNDVFNSGFGFNSAFSNVYDLDDGFCSPTFEVAPGAPPRCSPSWPDCGTSTLTDSGISLFGGSGGSSGGLSERSLSGAFQELILSDHPPARRIHSDPVSVPEVGDILANIGNLGNLSLSFSPLASSSTAPASLSSGYSAAVTKCTSSSSSSPIENLAPGKKPKRDCIICYESAVVAALVPCGHNAFCLECASRICNKSDKECPICKQPATQAIRIYN